A window of the Enterobacteriaceae bacterium 4M9 genome harbors these coding sequences:
- the yhjQ gene encoding cellulose synthase operon protein YhjQ: MAIIGLQGIRGGVGTTSVAAALGWSLQFLGESVLVVGAAHDNLLRLFFNVAFSRPEGWARAMHDGEAWQHAAWRYTAHLDILPFGQLTQAESSDFLAQAENIDRFIAALAALKASGRYRWILVDMPQGFNAYALRILEALDHVITVARPDANCHVRLHQQPLPQGAHLLVNGFQVTSKLQDDIWQLWLQSQKSIIPVVIHQDEAMTECAAAKQPLGEYQPQALASEEMMTLASWCLLNFAGGAT; this comes from the coding sequence ATGGCAATCATTGGGTTGCAGGGGATTCGCGGGGGCGTGGGTACGACCTCCGTGGCCGCTGCATTAGGGTGGTCATTACAGTTTCTCGGGGAGTCGGTGCTGGTTGTCGGCGCGGCTCACGACAATCTGTTACGCCTGTTTTTCAACGTTGCGTTTTCACGCCCTGAGGGCTGGGCGCGGGCGATGCATGACGGTGAGGCCTGGCAACATGCGGCCTGGCGGTATACCGCCCATTTAGACATTTTGCCTTTTGGCCAGCTGACGCAGGCCGAGAGCAGCGATTTCCTGGCACAAGCAGAAAACATTGACCGGTTTATTGCCGCGCTGGCCGCACTCAAGGCCAGTGGGCGTTACCGCTGGATCCTGGTTGATATGCCGCAGGGTTTTAATGCGTATGCGCTACGCATACTCGAGGCGCTCGACCACGTTATTACAGTAGCGCGCCCGGATGCGAACTGCCACGTGCGCCTGCACCAGCAGCCGCTGCCACAGGGTGCGCATCTGCTGGTCAACGGTTTCCAGGTTACCAGCAAATTGCAGGACGATATCTGGCAACTGTGGCTGCAAAGCCAGAAAAGCATCATTCCCGTTGTCATCCATCAGGATGAAGCGATGACTGAATGCGCCGCAGCCAAGCAGCCGCTGGGTGAGTATCAGCCGCAGGCGCTGGCGTCTGAGGAGATGATGACGCTCGCAAGCTGGTGCCTGCTGAATTTCGCCGGAGGCGCAACATGA
- the bcsA gene encoding UDP-forming cellulose synthase catalytic subunit, with protein MSVMTRWLLTTPVSQRFGERYMNYRRHGAPPFSAALGCLILVLGWTFLRFESERWCGVRAQRARLYPQIDASRPRPLDLARYVIQTLWLLVALPREGWVRPKWQRFDRLAAWRDNYQTWMQTLPQRMNARTEHMEQEKELGHLSARVRKIILWVITSFSAVLALLCITQPFSPLAQFIFLMLLWGIAMIVRRMPGRFSALMLIVLSLTVSCRYIWWRYTSTLNWNDPVSLVCGLVLLFAETYAWIVLVMGYFQVIWPLNRQPVPLPKDMSTWPAVDIFVPTYNEDLHVVKGTIYASLGIDWPRDKINIWILDDGGREEFRKFAEDVGVKYVARTTHEHAKAGNINNAMKLAKGDFVAIFDCDHVPTRSFLQLTMGWFFKDKKLALMQTPHHFFSPDPFERNLGRFRKTPNEGTLFYGLVQDGNDMWDATFFCGSCAVIRRQALNEIGGIAVETVTEDAHTSLRLHRRGYTSAYMRIPQAAGLATESLSAHIGQRIRWARGMVQIFRLDNPFFGKGLKLQQRLCYANAMFHFLSGLPRLIFLTAPLAFLLLHAYIIYAPAIMIALFVLPHMIHASLTNSKIQGKFRHSFWSEIYETVLAWYITPPTLVALINPHKGTFNVTAKGGLVKHEYVDWVITRPYLWLVLINLLGIAVGVWRFFWGPENEMLTVVVSIVWVVYNLIILGGAVAVSVESKQVRRSHRVEIAMPAAIARDDGHLFPCTVHDYSDGGVGIKMHGDTGFLNGQRVHLLLKRGPQEFSFAARIVRVMGPEIGLQLEQMDTRQHIDFIQCTFARADTWALWQDSYPEDKPLESLLDILKLGFSGYRHLAEFAPTSVKFIFRSLTLLIDWVVSFIPRRPQQQAAGAEQTAPVMAQQ; from the coding sequence ATGAGCGTGATGACACGCTGGTTGCTCACAACGCCGGTCAGCCAACGTTTTGGCGAACGGTACATGAACTATCGCCGCCACGGCGCGCCGCCTTTTAGCGCCGCGTTGGGCTGCCTGATTCTGGTCCTTGGTTGGACCTTTCTGCGTTTTGAGAGTGAGCGTTGGTGCGGCGTGCGTGCACAACGCGCGCGCCTGTATCCGCAGATTGATGCCTCACGCCCGCGCCCGCTCGACCTCGCACGCTATGTCATCCAGACGCTATGGCTGTTGGTGGCACTGCCGCGTGAAGGCTGGGTGCGCCCGAAATGGCAGCGTTTTGACCGCCTTGCCGCCTGGCGCGACAACTACCAGACCTGGATGCAGACGCTGCCGCAGCGCATGAACGCGCGCACCGAGCACATGGAGCAGGAAAAAGAGCTGGGTCACCTGAGCGCACGTGTGCGCAAAATCATCCTCTGGGTTATCACCAGCTTTTCAGCGGTGCTGGCCCTGCTGTGTATCACCCAGCCATTTAGCCCGCTGGCGCAGTTTATTTTCCTGATGCTGCTGTGGGGCATTGCGATGATAGTGCGCCGCATGCCGGGGCGCTTCTCGGCGCTGATGCTGATTGTGCTCTCACTGACCGTATCCTGTCGCTACATCTGGTGGCGCTACACGTCAACGCTTAACTGGAATGACCCGGTAAGCCTGGTGTGTGGCCTGGTTCTGCTGTTTGCTGAAACCTACGCCTGGATTGTGCTGGTGATGGGCTACTTCCAGGTTATCTGGCCGCTCAACCGCCAGCCGGTGCCGCTGCCAAAAGACATGAGCACCTGGCCTGCGGTCGACATTTTTGTGCCGACCTACAACGAAGACCTGCACGTGGTCAAAGGCACCATTTACGCCTCGCTTGGCATCGACTGGCCGCGCGACAAGATTAACATCTGGATTCTGGACGACGGCGGGCGCGAGGAGTTTCGCAAATTCGCCGAAGACGTGGGCGTGAAGTACGTAGCACGCACCACCCACGAGCACGCCAAAGCGGGCAACATCAACAACGCCATGAAGCTCGCGAAGGGCGACTTTGTAGCGATTTTTGACTGTGACCACGTGCCAACCCGCTCCTTCCTGCAACTGACCATGGGCTGGTTCTTCAAAGACAAAAAGCTGGCGCTGATGCAGACGCCGCACCACTTCTTCTCGCCTGACCCGTTTGAGCGCAACCTCGGGCGCTTTCGTAAAACCCCTAACGAAGGCACGCTGTTCTACGGGTTGGTGCAGGACGGTAATGACATGTGGGATGCCACCTTTTTCTGCGGCTCCTGCGCGGTCATTCGTCGCCAGGCGCTTAATGAAATCGGCGGCATCGCGGTAGAAACGGTTACCGAAGATGCCCACACGTCGCTGCGCCTGCACCGGCGCGGCTATACCTCGGCCTACATGCGTATCCCGCAGGCGGCAGGGCTTGCGACAGAAAGTCTGTCGGCCCACATCGGCCAGCGTATCCGTTGGGCGCGCGGCATGGTGCAAATCTTCCGCCTCGATAACCCATTTTTCGGTAAAGGGCTTAAGCTCCAGCAGCGGCTGTGTTATGCCAACGCCATGTTCCACTTCTTGTCGGGCCTGCCGCGGCTTATCTTCCTGACCGCGCCGCTGGCCTTCCTGCTGCTGCACGCCTACATCATCTACGCGCCCGCTATCATGATTGCGCTGTTCGTACTGCCGCACATGATTCACGCAAGCCTCACCAACTCGAAGATTCAGGGCAAGTTCCGCCACTCTTTCTGGAGTGAAATCTATGAGACGGTGCTCGCCTGGTACATCACGCCACCGACGCTGGTGGCGCTGATTAATCCGCACAAGGGCACGTTTAACGTGACCGCCAAAGGCGGGCTTGTGAAGCACGAGTATGTGGACTGGGTGATTACCCGGCCTTACCTGTGGCTGGTGCTGATTAACCTGCTGGGGATTGCGGTTGGCGTATGGCGCTTCTTCTGGGGGCCAGAGAACGAAATGCTGACCGTAGTGGTGAGTATCGTCTGGGTGGTTTACAACCTGATAATCCTGGGCGGCGCGGTGGCGGTATCGGTTGAAAGTAAGCAGGTACGTCGTTCGCACCGTGTGGAAATCGCCATGCCAGCGGCCATCGCCCGAGACGACGGCCACCTCTTTCCCTGCACCGTGCATGACTACTCGGACGGTGGTGTGGGCATCAAGATGCACGGCGACACCGGGTTTTTGAACGGCCAGCGTGTGCACCTGTTGCTCAAGCGCGGGCCGCAGGAGTTCTCGTTTGCCGCCCGCATTGTGCGTGTGATGGGGCCGGAAATTGGCCTACAGCTGGAGCAAATGGACACCCGCCAGCACATCGATTTTATTCAGTGTACGTTCGCCCGCGCCGATACCTGGGCGCTGTGGCAGGACAGCTATCCCGAGGATAAACCGCTGGAAAGCCTGCTCGATATTCTCAAGCTCGGCTTTAGCGGCTACCGCCACCTCGCGGAGTTTGCGCCAACGTCAGTGAAATTCATTTTCCGCAGCTTAACGCTTTTGATTGACTGGGTAGTGTCGTTCATTCCCCGCAGGCCGCAGCAGCAGGCGGCCGGGGCGGAACAGACTGCGCCGGTCATGGCACAACAATGA
- the bcsB gene encoding cellulose biosynthesis cyclic di-GMP-binding regulatory protein BcsB — MKRKHSWICAVVLGLSASHFPPGFAAPANPAATPAPTVPAVAPATQGIVTQGPTQGEALTPAEPDSGNPNAPVGTVMPGVEGAGAPVMVDENAPSREVKLNFAQIAPPPGSMVLRGTNPTGGVEFGLRSDEVVSRAMLNLEYTPSPALLPVQSQLKVYLNDELMGVLPVTKEQLGQKTRAQMAIDPLYITDFNRVRLEFVGHYRDVCENPANSTLWLDVGRNSSLDLFYQTLSVRNDLSHFPVPFFDARDDRALVLPMVFASAPDIEQQRAASIIASWFGTRTVWRGQNFPVLYNSLPERNAIVFATNNKRPDFLREHPPVKAPTIEMMNHPDNPYVKLLVVFGRDDKDLMQAARGIAQGSILFRGDAVTVDDVNPLLPRKPYDAPNWVRTDQPVSFGELKTYEEQLQSSGIEPGSIAVTLNLPPDLYLLRSNGIDMDLKYRYTAPPIKDSSRMDISLNNQFLQSFSLEPKERKNNLLLHLPVVQGLLDGKNDVSIPALRLGAANQLRFDFQYMNPMPGGSIENCVTFQPVQNHVVIEDESTIDFSRYHHFIAMPDLRAFANASFPFSRMADLSETMVVVPKQPTSGQLTTLLDAMGTIGAQTGLAAVNVTLTTDPEEIKSKDADMLIIGGIPGKLKDDKRIDLLVEAAMSWVKMPFRQTTLPSIMPSQEDRTPDVQTTISSDGPMAAIVGFQSPWHSQRSVIALLADSPRGYELLNGALNDSGKRAAMFGSVSVIRESGVNSLRVGDVYYVGHLPWFERIWYALSNHPVLLAVFAAVIVLLMAWVLWRVLRIISRRRLDPEDE; from the coding sequence ATGAAAAGAAAACACTCCTGGATTTGTGCAGTGGTTTTAGGGCTTAGCGCTTCTCACTTTCCGCCAGGGTTTGCCGCGCCCGCAAACCCCGCCGCCACGCCTGCGCCAACGGTGCCCGCCGTTGCGCCCGCGACTCAAGGTATCGTCACGCAGGGACCGACGCAGGGAGAAGCCCTGACGCCCGCCGAGCCTGACAGTGGCAACCCAAATGCGCCCGTTGGCACGGTAATGCCAGGCGTAGAGGGCGCGGGTGCCCCCGTCATGGTGGATGAAAACGCGCCATCGCGCGAAGTGAAACTCAACTTTGCGCAAATTGCGCCACCGCCTGGCAGCATGGTGCTGCGCGGTACGAATCCGACTGGCGGGGTGGAGTTTGGCCTGCGCAGCGACGAAGTGGTGTCGCGCGCCATGTTGAATCTGGAATACACGCCGTCTCCGGCGCTGTTGCCTGTGCAGTCACAGCTTAAGGTCTATCTGAATGACGAGCTGATGGGCGTGCTGCCGGTCACCAAAGAGCAGCTCGGGCAAAAGACCCGCGCGCAGATGGCTATCGACCCGCTGTATATCACCGACTTTAACCGCGTGCGCCTGGAGTTTGTAGGTCACTATCGCGACGTGTGCGAAAACCCGGCCAACAGCACGCTGTGGCTGGATGTTGGGCGCAACAGTTCGCTGGATCTGTTCTACCAGACGCTGTCGGTACGTAATGACCTGTCCCACTTCCCGGTTCCGTTCTTTGATGCCCGCGACGACCGTGCTCTGGTGCTGCCAATGGTATTTGCCAGCGCGCCGGATATTGAACAGCAGCGCGCGGCGAGCATCATTGCCTCCTGGTTTGGTACGCGGACTGTCTGGCGCGGCCAGAACTTCCCGGTGCTCTACAACAGCCTGCCGGAGCGCAACGCAATTGTGTTTGCTACCAACAACAAACGCCCGGATTTTTTGCGTGAGCACCCGCCGGTGAAAGCGCCAACCATCGAGATGATGAACCATCCGGATAACCCGTATGTGAAACTGCTGGTGGTGTTTGGTCGCGACGATAAGGACCTGATGCAGGCCGCGCGCGGCATTGCACAGGGCAGCATCCTGTTTCGCGGCGATGCGGTGACGGTGGATGATGTGAACCCGCTGCTGCCGCGCAAACCGTACGATGCGCCAAACTGGGTGCGTACTGACCAGCCGGTAAGCTTTGGCGAACTGAAAACCTATGAAGAGCAGCTTCAGTCGAGCGGCATTGAGCCGGGTTCGATTGCGGTTACGTTGAATCTGCCACCGGATCTCTATTTGCTGCGCAGCAACGGTATCGATATGGATCTGAAATATCGCTATACCGCACCGCCGATTAAAGACAGCTCGCGCATGGACATCAGCCTGAATAACCAGTTCCTGCAATCTTTCAGCCTTGAGCCGAAAGAGCGAAAAAACAACCTGCTGCTGCACCTGCCGGTGGTACAGGGGCTGCTGGACGGTAAAAACGATGTCTCCATTCCGGCGCTGCGCCTGGGGGCAGCTAACCAGCTGCGTTTTGACTTCCAGTACATGAACCCTATGCCGGGCGGTTCCATTGAAAACTGCGTCACCTTCCAGCCGGTACAGAACCACGTGGTGATTGAAGATGAGTCGACCATTGACTTCTCTCGCTATCATCACTTTATCGCTATGCCGGACCTGCGCGCGTTTGCTAACGCCAGCTTCCCGTTCAGCCGTATGGCCGATTTGTCGGAAACAATGGTTGTCGTGCCGAAACAGCCAACGTCTGGTCAGCTCACCACGCTGCTGGATGCAATGGGCACCATTGGTGCGCAGACCGGTCTTGCCGCGGTGAACGTAACGCTCACCACTGACCCAGAAGAGATCAAATCGAAAGATGCCGACATGCTGATTATTGGCGGTATTCCGGGCAAGCTTAAAGACGATAAGCGCATCGACCTGCTGGTGGAAGCGGCGATGAGTTGGGTGAAAATGCCGTTTCGTCAAACCACGCTGCCGAGCATTATGCCGAGCCAGGAAGACCGTACGCCAGACGTACAGACCACCATCAGTTCAGACGGGCCAATGGCCGCCATTGTTGGCTTCCAGTCGCCGTGGCACAGCCAGCGCAGCGTGATTGCGCTGCTGGCCGACAGCCCGCGTGGTTATGAGCTGCTAAACGGTGCGCTTAACGACAGTGGCAAACGTGCGGCGATGTTCGGTTCGGTGTCGGTCATTCGTGAATCCGGCGTGAACAGCCTGCGCGTGGGGGATGTGTACTACGTGGGCCACCTGCCGTGGTTTGAGCGTATCTGGTATGCGCTTTCCAACCACCCGGTGCTGCTGGCGGTGTTTGCCGCCGTCATTGTGCTGCTGATGGCCTGGGTGCTGTGGCGCGTGCTGCGCATCATCAGCCGTCGTCGTCTGGATCCGGAGGATGAGTAA
- the bcsZ gene encoding cellulase, which produces MSKQMLWRNTLAAGVMLAAAGANAACDWPAWNQFKQNYISDQGRVIDPSDKRQISTSEGQSYGLFFALVADDREAFSQILGWTQNNLAKGALKSTLPAWLWGHGDDGKWAVLDSNSASDSDLWIAWALLEAGRLWDRPDYDELGQQLLKLIVKEEVVKIPGLGEMLLPGKVGFTEDNGWKLNPSYLPLQLLARFERYGAPWKAMRAPALRLLLETSPKGFSPDWVRWQKGKGWQMKDTPALVSSYNAIRVYLWAGMLSDKDPDKARLLTHFQPMVNATVERGAPPEQADVVSGKLTNDGPVGFSASLLPMLQDNEALYVQRSRVAQNYPGKDAYYSFVLTLFGQGWDQQRFRFTSQGELVPDRGQECAVSH; this is translated from the coding sequence ATGAGTAAGCAGATGTTGTGGCGTAACACACTGGCCGCGGGCGTCATGCTGGCGGCTGCAGGCGCCAATGCCGCCTGCGACTGGCCTGCATGGAACCAGTTTAAGCAGAACTATATCAGTGACCAGGGGCGGGTTATCGACCCCAGCGATAAACGCCAGATAAGCACCTCCGAAGGGCAAAGCTATGGCCTGTTTTTTGCGCTGGTCGCAGATGACCGTGAGGCGTTCAGCCAGATTCTGGGCTGGACGCAGAACAACCTGGCGAAAGGGGCGCTGAAAAGTACGCTGCCCGCCTGGCTGTGGGGCCACGGTGACGATGGCAAGTGGGCAGTGCTGGACAGCAACTCGGCCTCAGACTCCGACTTGTGGATTGCCTGGGCGCTGCTCGAAGCTGGCCGCCTGTGGGACCGCCCGGATTATGACGAGCTTGGTCAGCAGTTGCTTAAGCTTATCGTCAAAGAAGAGGTGGTGAAAATCCCAGGCTTGGGTGAGATGCTGCTGCCGGGCAAAGTGGGTTTTACTGAGGATAACGGCTGGAAGCTCAACCCCAGCTACCTGCCGCTGCAGCTGCTGGCACGCTTTGAGCGCTATGGCGCGCCCTGGAAAGCAATGCGTGCCCCGGCGCTGCGCCTGCTGCTGGAGACCTCGCCCAAAGGCTTCTCGCCTGACTGGGTTCGTTGGCAAAAGGGCAAAGGCTGGCAAATGAAGGACACGCCAGCGCTGGTCAGCAGCTATAACGCTATTCGCGTTTACTTGTGGGCCGGCATGCTTAGCGACAAAGACCCTGACAAGGCGCGTCTGCTGACCCATTTCCAGCCGATGGTTAACGCGACGGTAGAACGCGGTGCACCGCCGGAACAGGCCGATGTGGTCAGCGGTAAACTCACAAATGACGGGCCGGTGGGCTTTTCTGCCTCGCTGTTGCCCATGCTGCAGGATAATGAAGCGCTCTACGTGCAAAGAAGCCGTGTTGCCCAGAATTACCCCGGTAAGGATGCCTACTACAGCTTTGTATTAACACTGTTTGGCCAGGGTTGGGACCAGCAGCGTTTTCGCTTTACTTCTCAGGGCGAACTGGTCCCTGACCGGGGGCAGGAATGCGCGGTTTCTCATTAA
- the bcsC gene encoding cellulose biosynthesis protein BcsC translates to MRGFSLSLITLSIGMTFMPLTSLAAPSVQQQLLEQVRLGEATNRDDLVRQSLYRLELIAPDDPQVMAAQARYLLRQGDTAGAQKLLDKLKKNAPDSAATKQAQTDATVASPQGSQTLQQARLLGTTGHVPEAIDEYKKLFNGDTPPDGDLAVEYWMLVARVPAERARAMKELAALNKRMPGNNTLRAGLAQMLFSDDRREEGFALLEQMSRSSGGRGQAADMWYAQVSQIPVSAASVAALQRFLSVFDEGDTVDSAKAKLAQQQQQLADPVFRARAQGLAEVASGSGKKAVAPLKAALSKDQNDAELVGALGEAYSQQNNRAAAVQQFQKALRMDPNNDSSGKWQGLLQTNHYWLLIDQGDKALEAKNTALARQKYTQARSVDNTDSYAVLGLGDVAAAENDDAGAERYYRQALRMDSGNSNAVRGLANVYRRQSPERAETFIRGLSVSQRRSIDDIERSLADTRFEQQAQALEDKGSWAQAAALHRKRLQMEPDSVWIVYRLAKDLDAAGQRREADGLFRALASKKPSDPDQVYAYGLYLSGTERDTAALNHLSTLPQGKWTDNIQELADRLRFNHTLETANRLRDSGQEPQAIALLRQQTPSDRIDLILADWAGQRGDLTQARTLYENVLSRSPDNDDALLGLTETAIAQGDKAQARSNLARFATLTPAEPPSINVERRVANAYSALGDEPHAQQIYDRIIPQARNQPPSMDSALVMRDAARFQAENGHPQQALQTYRDAMVAADITDKRPEDNDSFTRLTRNDEKDDWLKRGLRSDAADLYRQQDVNVTLDHEYWGSSGTPGYSDLKANTTMLQVDAPLSDGRMFFRTDVVNMDAGSFGGDHTEKWGTCYERGCDSNFNQRANGASVAVGWRNNTWEADIGTTPMGFEVVDVVGGVSYASDLGPIGYTVNAHRRPISSSMLSFAGQRDPNTNTVWGGVRASGAGVSISYDKGEAHGVWSSLGMDQITGKNVADNWRARWMTGYYYKLINENNRRMTVGLNNMLWHYDKDLSGYTLGQGGYYSPQQYVSFAVPVVWRQRTENWSWEVAGSVSWSHSKTNDQRRYPLANLIPNDTDYPDKFAMETGSASSGVGYTARVLVERRLNSHWSLGAGVDIQQAKDYTPSHALIFLRYSQQGWQGDMDMPPQPLVPYADW, encoded by the coding sequence ATGCGCGGTTTCTCATTAAGTCTTATTACGCTTTCCATCGGCATGACCTTCATGCCACTGACTTCTCTGGCAGCACCGTCGGTCCAGCAGCAACTGCTGGAGCAGGTACGCCTTGGCGAAGCGACCAACCGCGACGACCTTGTGCGCCAGTCGCTCTACCGACTGGAGCTTATCGCGCCTGATGATCCGCAGGTGATGGCCGCCCAGGCCCGCTATTTGCTGCGCCAGGGCGATACCGCCGGTGCGCAAAAACTGCTCGATAAGCTCAAGAAAAATGCCCCGGACTCTGCGGCCACAAAACAGGCGCAGACGGATGCGACGGTTGCCTCACCGCAGGGCAGCCAGACGTTGCAACAGGCGCGCCTGCTGGGCACCACCGGCCACGTGCCGGAAGCTATCGACGAATATAAAAAACTGTTTAATGGTGATACGCCGCCGGATGGCGACCTGGCCGTGGAATACTGGATGCTGGTAGCGCGCGTTCCCGCCGAGCGTGCCCGGGCAATGAAAGAGCTTGCGGCGCTGAACAAGCGTATGCCGGGCAACAACACGCTGCGTGCAGGGCTGGCGCAGATGCTGTTTAGCGACGATCGCCGTGAAGAAGGGTTTGCGCTGCTTGAGCAGATGTCGCGCTCAAGCGGCGGGCGCGGCCAGGCGGCAGACATGTGGTATGCGCAGGTGTCGCAAATCCCGGTCAGTGCCGCGAGCGTGGCTGCACTGCAACGTTTTCTGAGCGTATTCGACGAAGGCGATACGGTGGATAGCGCCAAAGCCAAACTGGCGCAGCAGCAGCAACAGCTGGCCGACCCGGTATTCCGCGCCCGCGCCCAGGGACTGGCGGAGGTGGCGAGCGGTAGCGGCAAGAAAGCCGTGGCACCGCTTAAAGCCGCACTGAGCAAAGACCAAAACGACGCCGAACTGGTGGGTGCGCTGGGTGAGGCCTATTCCCAGCAAAACAACCGCGCAGCGGCAGTACAGCAGTTCCAGAAAGCGCTTCGGATGGACCCGAACAACGACAGCAGCGGCAAGTGGCAGGGGCTGTTGCAGACTAACCACTACTGGCTGTTGATTGACCAGGGTGACAAAGCGCTGGAGGCGAAAAATACAGCGCTGGCGCGCCAGAAATATACCCAGGCACGCAGCGTGGATAACACCGACAGCTACGCAGTGCTTGGCCTGGGCGATGTGGCGGCGGCAGAAAACGACGACGCCGGCGCCGAGCGCTACTATCGACAGGCGCTGCGTATGGACAGCGGCAACAGTAACGCGGTGCGTGGGCTGGCTAACGTATACCGCCGCCAGTCGCCAGAGCGCGCCGAGACGTTTATTCGTGGCCTTAGTGTGAGCCAGCGGCGCAGCATTGACGATATTGAGCGCAGCCTGGCCGATACACGTTTTGAGCAGCAAGCGCAGGCGCTGGAGGATAAAGGCAGTTGGGCGCAGGCCGCCGCGCTGCACCGTAAGCGTTTGCAGATGGAGCCAGACAGCGTCTGGATTGTTTACCGGCTGGCAAAAGACCTTGATGCCGCCGGGCAGCGGCGCGAGGCCGACGGGCTGTTTCGCGCGCTTGCCAGCAAGAAACCCAGCGACCCGGACCAGGTTTACGCTTACGGGTTGTATCTCTCCGGCACCGAGCGCGACACTGCGGCGCTGAACCATCTCAGCACGCTGCCCCAGGGCAAGTGGACGGACAATATTCAGGAACTGGCTGACCGCCTGCGCTTTAACCACACCTTAGAAACCGCTAACCGCCTGCGCGACAGCGGCCAGGAGCCGCAGGCCATTGCGCTGTTGCGCCAGCAAACGCCGTCGGACCGCATCGACTTAATCCTTGCCGACTGGGCCGGGCAGCGGGGCGACCTCACACAGGCCCGCACGCTGTATGAGAACGTGCTCTCACGTAGCCCGGATAACGACGATGCGCTGCTGGGGCTGACCGAAACCGCCATTGCCCAGGGCGACAAGGCGCAGGCGCGCAGCAACCTCGCACGCTTTGCCACCCTCACGCCGGCCGAGCCGCCGTCAATCAACGTTGAGCGCCGGGTGGCAAACGCATATTCAGCGCTTGGCGACGAGCCGCACGCCCAGCAGATTTACGACCGCATCATCCCGCAGGCGCGCAACCAGCCGCCATCCATGGACAGCGCGCTGGTCATGCGCGACGCCGCGCGTTTCCAGGCCGAGAACGGTCATCCTCAGCAGGCGCTACAGACGTATCGTGATGCGATGGTGGCGGCCGACATTACCGACAAGCGCCCGGAAGATAACGACAGCTTTACCCGGCTGACGCGCAACGACGAGAAAGACGACTGGCTCAAGCGCGGGCTGCGCAGCGACGCCGCCGACCTTTATCGCCAGCAGGACGTGAACGTGACGCTGGACCACGAATACTGGGGCTCCAGCGGTACGCCGGGCTATTCCGACTTGAAAGCCAACACCACCATGTTGCAGGTGGATGCACCGCTCAGTGACGGACGCATGTTCTTTCGTACCGATGTGGTGAATATGGATGCGGGCAGCTTTGGCGGTGACCACACCGAGAAGTGGGGTACTTGCTACGAGCGCGGCTGTGACAGCAACTTTAACCAGCGCGCCAATGGCGCAAGCGTTGCCGTTGGCTGGCGTAACAACACCTGGGAAGCAGACATCGGCACCACGCCAATGGGATTTGAGGTGGTGGATGTGGTGGGCGGCGTGAGCTACGCCAGCGACCTGGGTCCGATTGGTTACACCGTGAATGCCCATCGTCGCCCGATTTCAAGCTCCATGCTCTCCTTTGCCGGGCAGCGCGACCCAAATACCAACACCGTGTGGGGCGGCGTGCGTGCGTCGGGCGCGGGAGTGAGCATCAGCTACGACAAAGGCGAGGCGCATGGCGTGTGGTCAAGTCTGGGCATGGACCAGATTACCGGTAAGAACGTGGCCGATAACTGGCGCGCGCGCTGGATGACCGGTTATTACTATAAGCTCATCAACGAGAATAACCGGCGTATGACCGTGGGCCTGAACAACATGCTCTGGCACTACGATAAGGACTTAAGCGGCTATACGCTCGGCCAGGGCGGTTACTACAGCCCGCAGCAGTACGTGTCATTCGCCGTTCCCGTAGTGTGGCGCCAGCGCACGGAAAACTGGTCCTGGGAAGTGGCCGGTTCGGTGTCGTGGTCCCATTCTAAAACCAACGACCAGCGCCGTTATCCACTTGCAAACCTGATTCCAAACGATACCGACTACCCGGATAAGTTTGCGATGGAAACCGGTTCGGCCTCCTCCGGTGTGGGTTACACCGCACGCGTTCTGGTGGAGCGGCGCTTAAATTCACACTGGTCACTTGGCGCAGGTGTGGATATTCAGCAGGCGAAGGATTACACCCCAAGCCATGCGCTGATTTTCCTGCGTTACTCCCAGCAGGGCTGGCAGGGCGATATGGATATGCCGCCGCAGCCGTTGGTGCCTTACGCGGACTGGTAA